TGCTCCATGATCATCGTGCCTGTGGCCTCTCGCGCTTTGCGGGTCAGCGTCTTCTCGCGACCAAGAAACGACATCTTAACGACTTGCTGTGAGATGGTTGAGGCACCACGGGCGTAGCGCTTGCGCTTTTTATTGACCTCGTAGCTTTTCACCACTTGATCGATATCGATACCGTGGTGCTCGTAGAACCTCCCGTCCTCTGCCGCGATGACGGCATGCAGGACATGCCGGGACATCCGTTGGAGGGGTGTCCACCCCGGCTGGTTTGGGCCGACCGTGGCTTTGCTCGCTCCCGCCTTCCGGTTGTAACGTGTCACAATTACTGGGCCTTTGAGTAGCTGGTAAACCGGTGGGACAAACCAGTTAAGGGCCATGAGAATGCTGCCGATAAGCAAGATAACGGAATGTTTTTTTTGCCACCTTTGCCTTACCTTGCTAAATAGGGTTTGACCCGCTTGGGTCGATGGCTGCGGCGCAAGTACGTTTTGCTCGCTTGCAGGTGGCAGGCTAGGGTGGCTAACTCCCTCTCCCTTTAGTTCGGTCATGCTAAGCCCCTTTCTGAGCCCCCTATCGTGCCAAAAATGAAACAAAAAGTTTAGGAGCTTTAAGATGACTACCCCAGAAGGACTGAACGAAAGCGATAAAACGCTAGTGTCGGCTACCAAAGCGGACATGGTAACGGCCAAAGCTTTGCAGCAGGCCGTCGCTGATCTGCAAGTAACCCACCCCGGTCCAGGACTGCGTAAGGTGCTCCTCTGTGTGACCTTGCTAGTTCTTGGCGCCTACCTTGCTATGACAGCTAAATCGCTAGGTATCTTCCTCTCCGCAGGAGTCTTTGCCGGCCTTGTGCTCTCGGTCATTATCATCACAACCCATGATGCCATCCATCATACCCTGACTGGATGGACATGGTTTGATGAGATTGTGCCCCGCCTCGTCTCGTGGCCAGTCATTTGGGTCCACAGCATTTATAGCGAGGTGCACAAGGTTCACCACAAGATGAACGGTGACGATTTCAATGATCCCGAACGTGTGCAGTGGACGCTCGAGGAGTACGACCGAGCATCGACGCTAGGCAAATTTTATGTCCGGCATCAGTGGTTGCTCGATATTTTTGTCTTCGGTGGTTTTGGGCTGATCGTCAACACGTTTCGGAGCGGACTGCGCTATGCCAAGGTGTCGCGCTCAATGAGGCAGGCGGTGATCACCGATGTACTGGGCATTCTCGGTGCCAACATCATCATATACACCCTAGCTTATACCCAAGGAGTAGCGCTGCGGTGGCTGTGTTTCTGGTTCCTCATGGAGCGTTGTACCGGTGCTGTCATGCAGTGGCGGTCCCATATCGAGCACTACGGT
This is a stretch of genomic DNA from Deltaproteobacteria bacterium. It encodes these proteins:
- a CDS encoding fatty acid desaturase gives rise to the protein MTTPEGLNESDKTLVSATKADMVTAKALQQAVADLQVTHPGPGLRKVLLCVTLLVLGAYLAMTAKSLGIFLSAGVFAGLVLSVIIITTHDAIHHTLTGWTWFDEIVPRLVSWPVIWVHSIYSEVHKVHHKMNGDDFNDPERVQWTLEEYDRASTLGKFYVRHQWLLDIFVFGGFGLIVNTFRSGLRYAKVSRSMRQAVITDVLGILGANIIIYTLAYTQGVALRWLCFWFLMERCTGAVMQWRSHIEHYGLWGKGRHYFETQVYTCRNIVTNSYTSWFFNRLNFHSVHHAFPRVPFYLLETAHRRFLELYSSANIEHLVEDSGYLATSLRLATNPCVIGAADEKSASRRRSMVRV